A genomic region of Burkholderia humptydooensis contains the following coding sequences:
- the hpnD gene encoding presqualene diphosphate synthase HpnD has product MAVSNPVVDDNETDAAAVTSGSSFYLAMRILPAEQRDAMFQVYAFCRAVDDIADEGGPRAERAAQLDRWRADIDDCYAGKPRASLVPLAREIGKFGLRREDFHAMIDGMAMDAAEDICAPDEATLDLYCDRVASSAGRLSVRIFGMPDEPGRELSHHLGRALQLTNILRDIDDDATINRCYLPRELLAREGIAIADPQTIARDPKLPRVCATLVERAQQHFAQADAVMDASRRAQVRAPRIMSGAYRLILEAAVARGFAPPRAPLRKPRARMLLLVARYALF; this is encoded by the coding sequence TTGGCCGTTTCCAATCCCGTCGTGGACGATAACGAAACCGACGCCGCTGCCGTCACATCGGGCAGCTCTTTCTATCTCGCGATGCGCATCCTGCCCGCGGAGCAGCGCGACGCGATGTTCCAAGTCTACGCATTCTGCCGCGCGGTCGACGACATCGCCGACGAAGGCGGCCCGCGCGCCGAGCGCGCGGCGCAGCTCGACCGCTGGCGCGCCGACATCGACGACTGCTACGCGGGCAAGCCACGCGCGTCGCTCGTGCCGCTCGCGCGCGAGATCGGCAAGTTCGGCCTGCGTCGCGAAGACTTTCACGCGATGATCGACGGCATGGCGATGGACGCCGCCGAGGATATCTGCGCGCCCGACGAAGCGACGCTCGATCTGTACTGCGACCGCGTCGCCAGCTCGGCCGGCCGGCTATCGGTGAGGATTTTCGGGATGCCGGACGAGCCCGGCCGCGAGCTGTCGCATCACCTCGGCCGCGCGCTGCAACTGACGAACATCCTGCGCGACATCGACGACGACGCGACGATCAACCGCTGCTACCTGCCGCGCGAGCTGCTCGCGCGCGAAGGGATCGCGATCGCCGATCCGCAGACGATTGCGCGCGACCCGAAGCTGCCGCGCGTGTGCGCGACGCTCGTCGAGCGCGCGCAGCAACATTTTGCGCAGGCCGACGCGGTGATGGACGCGTCGCGGCGCGCGCAGGTTCGCGCGCCGCGCATCATGTCGGGCGCGTATCGCCTGATTCTCGAAGCCGCGGTCGCGCGCGGCTTCGCACCGCCGCGCGCGCCGCTGCGCAAGCCGCGCGCGCGGATGCTGCTGCTCGTGGCGCGTTACGCGCTGTTCTGA
- a CDS encoding sensor domain-containing diguanylate cyclase, with the protein MNLLSSLSDLVIERVSFGIFVVDREMRVLMWNRFMQDHSGVAAADVIGRNLFDSFPDLPRAWLSRKIESVFQLGGFAFSSWEQRPYLFRFDHDRPITGGVDFMQQDCTFVPIARGREVEAVCVTISDVTHVSVMQREREEAVAKLQEYANRDGLTGIANRRFFEARLRDEFSRWQRYGGNLSVLLFDLDHFKTINDRFGHVVGDNVLRMMAQRVADVVRSQDTFGRFGGEEFALLLPCTSLDEAMHVAEKIRQTIGSTPIEAEGVRVPVTASVGGAAAHAGALTHETLVNEADAALYRAKRQGRNCSVAFG; encoded by the coding sequence ATGAACCTGCTTTCCTCACTGAGCGATCTCGTCATCGAACGGGTCAGCTTCGGTATTTTCGTGGTCGACCGCGAGATGAGGGTACTCATGTGGAACCGGTTCATGCAGGATCACAGCGGCGTCGCGGCCGCCGACGTGATCGGCCGCAATCTGTTCGACAGCTTTCCGGACCTGCCGCGCGCATGGCTGTCGCGCAAGATCGAAAGCGTGTTCCAGCTCGGCGGTTTCGCGTTCAGCTCGTGGGAGCAGCGCCCGTATCTGTTCCGCTTCGATCACGACCGGCCGATCACGGGCGGCGTCGACTTCATGCAGCAGGACTGCACGTTCGTGCCGATCGCACGCGGGCGCGAAGTGGAGGCCGTCTGCGTGACGATCTCCGATGTGACGCACGTGAGCGTGATGCAGCGCGAGCGCGAGGAGGCCGTCGCGAAGCTGCAGGAATACGCGAACCGCGACGGCCTGACGGGCATCGCGAACCGGCGCTTCTTCGAGGCGCGGCTGCGCGACGAATTCTCGCGCTGGCAGCGCTACGGCGGCAATCTGTCGGTGCTGCTGTTCGATCTCGACCACTTCAAGACGATCAACGATCGCTTCGGCCACGTCGTCGGGGACAACGTGCTGCGCATGATGGCGCAGCGCGTCGCGGACGTCGTGCGCTCGCAGGACACGTTCGGCCGCTTCGGCGGCGAGGAATTCGCGCTGCTCTTGCCTTGCACGTCGCTCGACGAGGCGATGCACGTCGCCGAGAAGATCCGGCAGACGATCGGCAGCACGCCGATCGAAGCGGAAGGCGTGCGGGTGCCGGTGACGGCGAGCGTCGGCGGCGCGGCCGCGCACGCCGGCGCGCTCACGCACGAGACGCTCGTCAACGAAGCCGACGCCGCGCTCTACCGCGCGAAGCGGCAGGGGCGCAACTGCTCGGTTGCGTTCGGCTGA
- the shc gene encoding squalene--hopene cyclase, with protein MNDMTEMHTLDATAVPAAPAAADAPAPSAATTGLDAAVARATDALLAAQNADGHWVYELEADSTIPAEYVLLVHYLGEEPNAELEQKIARYLRRIQQPDGGWPLFTDGAPNISASVKAYFALKVIGDDENAEHMQRARRAIHAMGGAEMSNVFTRIQLALYGVVPWYAVPMMPVEIILLPQWFPFHLSKVSYWARTVIVPLLVLNAKRPVAKNPRGVRIDELFKSAPVNTGLLPKQPHQHAGWFAFFRAVDGVLRLADGLFPRYTRERAIRQAAAFVDERLNGEDGLGAIYPAMANAVMMYAALGYPEDHPNRAIARQSIEKLLVVGEEEAYCQPCLSPVWDTSLAAHALLETGDERAREAAVRGLDWLVPRQILDVRGDWISRRPHVRPGGWAFQYANAHYPDVDDTAVVVMAMDRVAKHDQTDAYRESIARAREWVVGMQSSDGGWGAFEPENTQYYLNNIPFSDHGALLDPPTADVSGRCLSMLAQLGETSASSEPARRALDYMLKEQEPDGSWYGRWGMNYIYGTWTALCSLNAAGLGHDDPRVKRAAQWLLSIQNPDGGWGEDGDSYKLDYRGYERAPSTSSQTAWALLGLMAAGEVDNPAVARGIGHLLGTQREHGLWDETRFTATGFPRVFYLRYHGYRKFFPLWALARYRNLKRAGAARVTVGM; from the coding sequence ATGAACGACATGACCGAAATGCACACGCTCGACGCCACCGCTGTGCCCGCCGCGCCGGCCGCCGCCGATGCGCCCGCCCCGTCCGCCGCGACGACCGGCCTCGACGCCGCCGTCGCGCGCGCGACCGATGCGCTGCTCGCCGCGCAGAACGCGGACGGCCACTGGGTCTACGAGCTCGAAGCCGATTCGACGATTCCCGCCGAATACGTGCTGCTCGTCCACTATCTCGGCGAGGAGCCGAACGCCGAGCTCGAGCAGAAGATCGCGCGCTATCTGCGCCGCATCCAGCAGCCGGATGGCGGCTGGCCGCTCTTCACCGACGGCGCGCCGAACATCAGCGCGAGCGTGAAGGCGTACTTCGCGCTGAAGGTGATCGGCGACGACGAGAACGCCGAGCACATGCAGCGTGCGCGCCGCGCGATCCATGCGATGGGCGGCGCGGAGATGTCGAACGTGTTCACGCGGATCCAGCTTGCGCTGTACGGCGTCGTGCCGTGGTACGCGGTGCCGATGATGCCGGTCGAGATCATACTGCTGCCACAGTGGTTCCCGTTCCATTTGTCGAAGGTGTCGTACTGGGCGCGCACCGTGATCGTGCCGCTTCTCGTGCTGAACGCGAAGCGCCCGGTCGCGAAGAACCCGCGCGGCGTGCGCATCGACGAGCTGTTCAAGAGCGCGCCCGTCAACACCGGCCTGCTGCCGAAGCAGCCGCATCAGCATGCCGGCTGGTTTGCGTTCTTCCGCGCGGTGGACGGCGTGCTGCGTCTCGCCGACGGCCTCTTCCCGCGCTATACGCGCGAGCGCGCGATCCGCCAGGCGGCGGCGTTCGTCGACGAGCGCCTGAACGGCGAGGACGGCCTCGGCGCGATTTATCCGGCGATGGCGAACGCGGTGATGATGTACGCGGCGCTCGGCTACCCCGAGGATCATCCGAACCGCGCGATCGCGCGCCAGTCGATCGAGAAGCTGCTCGTCGTCGGCGAAGAGGAGGCGTATTGCCAGCCGTGCCTGTCGCCCGTCTGGGACACGTCGCTCGCCGCGCACGCGCTGCTCGAAACGGGCGACGAGCGCGCGCGCGAAGCGGCCGTGCGCGGCCTCGACTGGCTCGTGCCGCGGCAGATCCTCGACGTGCGCGGCGACTGGATCTCGCGCCGCCCGCACGTGCGGCCCGGCGGCTGGGCGTTCCAGTACGCGAATGCGCACTATCCGGACGTCGACGACACGGCGGTCGTCGTGATGGCGATGGACCGCGTCGCGAAGCACGATCAGACGGACGCGTACCGCGAGTCGATCGCGCGCGCGCGCGAGTGGGTCGTCGGCATGCAGAGCAGCGACGGCGGCTGGGGTGCGTTCGAGCCGGAGAATACGCAGTACTACCTGAACAACATCCCGTTCTCCGATCACGGCGCGCTGCTCGATCCGCCGACGGCCGACGTGTCGGGCCGCTGCCTGTCGATGCTCGCGCAGCTCGGCGAGACGAGCGCGTCGAGCGAGCCCGCGCGCCGCGCGCTCGACTACATGCTGAAGGAGCAGGAGCCGGACGGCAGTTGGTACGGCCGCTGGGGGATGAACTACATCTACGGCACGTGGACCGCGCTGTGCTCGCTGAACGCGGCCGGCCTCGGCCACGACGATCCGCGCGTGAAGCGCGCCGCGCAATGGCTGCTGTCGATCCAGAATCCCGATGGCGGCTGGGGCGAGGACGGCGACAGCTACAAGCTCGACTACCGCGGCTACGAGCGCGCGCCGAGCACGTCGTCGCAGACCGCGTGGGCGCTGCTTGGCCTGATGGCGGCGGGCGAGGTCGACAATCCGGCCGTCGCGCGCGGCATCGGCCATCTGCTCGGCACGCAGCGCGAGCATGGCCTGTGGGACGAGACGCGCTTCACCGCGACGGGCTTCCCGCGCGTGTTCTATCTGCGCTATCACGGCTACCGCAAGTTCTTCCCGCTGTG
- a CDS encoding alpha/beta hydrolase yields MPTEPRDTPADRRDPAAATPLPFVLVHGAWHGAWAYERVIPALAAHGHAAIARDLPAHGVNARFPASFLKRPLDAAAFASEPSPVAGTTLDDYVDHVLRTVDQARALGHERVVLVGHSMGGIAITMAAERAPEKIAKLVYLAAFMPTAGTKGLDYVRAPENQGEMLAPLMMASPKATGALRMDPRSEDPAYRAAAKRALCDDADDADHTAVGHLLSCDVPAAPFAARIETTAARWGAIERHYVKCLRDRVLLPALQQRFIDEADALAPGNRTHVHTLDSSHSPFIAQAGAVADTLAAIARG; encoded by the coding sequence TTGCCGACCGAACCGCGCGACACCCCCGCCGACCGCCGCGACCCCGCGGCCGCGACCCCGCTGCCTTTCGTGCTGGTGCACGGCGCCTGGCACGGCGCATGGGCCTACGAGCGGGTGATCCCCGCGCTCGCCGCGCACGGCCACGCGGCCATCGCACGCGATCTGCCCGCGCACGGCGTCAACGCCCGCTTCCCCGCGTCGTTCCTCAAGCGGCCGCTCGATGCCGCCGCCTTCGCGAGCGAGCCGTCGCCCGTCGCGGGCACGACGCTCGACGATTACGTCGACCACGTGCTGCGCACCGTCGACCAGGCTCGCGCGCTCGGTCACGAACGCGTCGTGCTGGTCGGCCACAGCATGGGCGGCATCGCGATCACGATGGCCGCCGAGCGCGCACCCGAGAAGATCGCGAAGCTCGTCTATCTGGCCGCGTTCATGCCGACCGCCGGCACGAAGGGGCTCGACTACGTGCGCGCGCCGGAGAACCAGGGCGAAATGCTCGCGCCGCTGATGATGGCGAGCCCGAAAGCGACGGGCGCGCTGCGGATGGACCCGCGCAGCGAAGATCCGGCATACCGCGCGGCCGCGAAACGCGCGCTCTGCGACGACGCGGACGACGCCGATCACACGGCCGTCGGCCATCTGCTCAGTTGCGACGTGCCCGCGGCGCCGTTCGCGGCGCGCATCGAGACCACGGCCGCCCGCTGGGGCGCGATCGAGCGCCATTACGTCAAGTGCCTGCGCGACCGGGTGCTGCTGCCGGCGCTGCAACAGCGCTTCATCGACGAGGCCGACGCGCTCGCCCCCGGCAACCGCACGCACGTGCACACGCTCGACAGCAGCCACTCGCCGTTCATTGCGCAGGCGGGCGCGGTCGCCGATACGCTCGCCGCGATCGCGCGCGGCTGA